A genomic window from Flavobacterium azooxidireducens includes:
- a CDS encoding PAS domain S-box protein, protein MNTYASNSLVSKVKINPKLGGLLIYVLVLCFGLFISYLRSEIIIKNRQNEMSSLLSIAQKNIQQSLNNSYTANLTLALTIDRENKPRNFEKVAEEIIKQNPTIDLVQLVPNGIITHVYPLKGNESVVGFNILDTTINPIIRSEALKAISKRKMFFAGPIELKQGGIGIIGRLPIFNNNEFWGFSAVVIRIESLIKASGIEQIQSKQYSFQLSKYNHATKKEEFFFENKTEIKDTNFKVVNINDEDWKLYIIDKKKNQLLAELLPSLLLAFLLSIVSGLFAYFILKRPAQLIRLVNLQAKEIIKTESLFKTIFDKAAVGIAKICVQQQQFDTVNDHFANMLGYSAKELKTKTLTEITQECDNILVQEKEQLLKSGEIEDYTIEIRLRAKDNREIWVNLIVSTVSSSVNIAIIEDITEKKKGENQIIESNKRLKSLFDDSPIPLWEEDFSEVKNYLISIDLIGKTKKEIEEYIIEHPEIITECVKRIRIINMNQRCLTLHEAENKAELIDNFQSMLTDESLQTVKKQIVVICKNKSSFETTTKVKTQKGTEKYIHLQWNVISGYEESLERVIITTEDISERVIALSKLEESEKKLNELINSIDGIVWEFNQENGKFSFISDKVETILGYSKEDIMLHNSFWEEHIAPEDQTAVLTHIKSLNSKNNYLDLEYRMISAKGQTIWVRGIINYLKNKRTKKKLIRGVIIDITQAKQIETNLYQSLDIVTEQNRRIFNFSHIVSHNLRSHTSNIQSIINLLEITQKPKDREELLDMLKVVSSDLDDSVHHLNEITSIYTNINIEKQKIQLKLAVESVLSNLDNIITLRKAKIKNLLVNNLVIHHNKLYLDNIIMNFMIYILKNKDLKTIPNIEIASYLENNYVVLEIKDLGNGLNIDRNSDKIFSLFQSPENDTDINHGFGLFIAKSQIEALNGKVQVESSKNETIFKIYFK, encoded by the coding sequence ATGAATACCTACGCTTCAAACAGTTTGGTTTCGAAGGTTAAAATAAATCCAAAACTCGGTGGTTTACTGATTTATGTTTTGGTCTTGTGTTTTGGTTTGTTTATTTCCTATTTAAGATCTGAAATTATCATAAAAAATAGGCAAAATGAAATGAGTAGTTTGCTTTCTATTGCTCAAAAAAATATTCAGCAATCATTAAATAATTCTTATACAGCTAATTTAACGTTGGCCTTAACGATTGACCGCGAAAATAAACCTCGCAATTTTGAAAAAGTTGCCGAAGAAATAATAAAACAAAACCCAACTATCGATTTGGTTCAGCTGGTCCCCAATGGAATTATAACCCATGTATATCCGCTCAAAGGCAATGAAAGCGTTGTTGGTTTTAATATTTTAGACACCACTATCAATCCAATTATTCGCAGTGAAGCTTTAAAAGCGATTAGCAAACGAAAAATGTTTTTTGCCGGTCCAATCGAATTAAAGCAAGGCGGAATTGGTATTATTGGTCGTCTTCCAATTTTTAATAATAATGAATTTTGGGGATTTTCGGCGGTTGTAATTCGGATAGAAAGCTTAATTAAGGCGTCAGGAATTGAACAAATTCAATCAAAACAATACTCTTTCCAATTATCTAAATATAACCACGCTACAAAAAAAGAAGAATTCTTTTTTGAAAATAAAACAGAAATTAAAGACACTAATTTTAAAGTTGTCAATATCAATGATGAAGATTGGAAACTCTATATTATTGATAAGAAAAAAAACCAACTTTTAGCAGAATTACTTCCTTCACTCCTACTTGCATTTTTGTTATCAATTGTTTCCGGTTTATTTGCTTATTTTATTTTAAAACGACCGGCACAACTTATCCGATTAGTTAATTTGCAAGCAAAGGAAATCATTAAAACCGAAAGTCTCTTTAAAACTATTTTTGACAAAGCTGCTGTTGGTATAGCCAAAATTTGTGTGCAACAACAACAATTTGATACGGTTAACGACCATTTTGCAAACATGTTAGGGTATTCTGCAAAAGAATTAAAAACCAAAACATTAACGGAAATTACTCAGGAATGCGATAATATTCTAGTTCAAGAAAAAGAACAACTTTTAAAATCAGGAGAAATTGAGGATTATACCATCGAAATCAGATTGCGAGCCAAAGATAATCGTGAAATTTGGGTAAACTTAATTGTTTCTACCGTTTCCTCTTCTGTAAACATTGCAATAATTGAAGACATTACTGAAAAGAAAAAAGGTGAAAATCAAATTATAGAAAGTAATAAACGTTTAAAAAGTTTGTTTGACGATTCACCTATTCCGCTATGGGAAGAAGATTTTTCGGAAGTAAAAAATTACCTTATTTCTATTGATTTAATTGGTAAAACCAAAAAGGAGATTGAAGAATATATCATCGAACATCCCGAAATAATTACAGAGTGCGTTAAACGGATTCGAATTATCAATATGAACCAGCGATGTCTCACTCTTCATGAAGCCGAAAACAAAGCTGAATTGATTGATAATTTTCAATCCATGCTAACAGATGAATCATTACAAACCGTAAAAAAACAAATTGTTGTAATTTGCAAAAACAAATCTTCTTTTGAAACCACAACTAAAGTTAAAACGCAAAAAGGAACTGAAAAATATATTCATCTGCAATGGAATGTAATTTCCGGTTATGAAGAATCGCTGGAACGTGTAATTATTACAACCGAAGATATAAGCGAACGAGTTATAGCATTGAGCAAATTAGAAGAGTCTGAGAAAAAACTCAACGAACTCATTAATTCTATTGATGGAATTGTGTGGGAATTTAATCAAGAAAATGGAAAATTCAGTTTTATTAGTGATAAAGTTGAAACCATTTTAGGCTATTCTAAAGAAGATATTATGCTTCATAATTCATTTTGGGAAGAACATATTGCTCCAGAAGATCAAACAGCTGTTTTAACACATATTAAATCTCTGAATAGTAAAAACAACTATTTAGATCTTGAATACCGCATGATTTCTGCCAAAGGACAAACTATTTGGGTGAGAGGAATTATCAACTACCTTAAAAACAAAAGAACAAAGAAAAAACTAATTAGAGGTGTTATAATAGATATTACGCAAGCCAAACAAATTGAAACCAATCTTTATCAATCATTAGATATTGTAACAGAACAAAACCGACGCATTTTTAATTTTTCGCATATCGTATCACACAATTTGCGATCGCATACAAGCAACATCCAATCCATTATCAACTTATTGGAAATAACGCAAAAACCAAAAGATCGTGAAGAACTTTTAGACATGCTTAAAGTTGTTTCAAGTGACTTGGATGATTCTGTTCATCACTTAAACGAAATAACAAGTATTTATACAAACATAAACATAGAGAAGCAAAAAATTCAGCTTAAACTGGCGGTTGAAAGTGTACTTTCTAACTTAGATAACATCATCACTTTAAGAAAAGCAAAAATTAAAAACCTTCTCGTCAATAATTTAGTTATTCATCATAATAAACTGTATCTTGATAATATTATAATGAATTTCATGATTTATATTTTGAAGAATAAAGATTTAAAAACAATTCCAAACATCGAAATTGCATCTTATTTAGAAAATAATTATGTTGTATTAGAAATAAAAGATTTAGGAAACGGTTTAAATATTGACAGAAATAGTGATAAAATTTTCAGTCTCTTTCAATCACCGGAAAATGATACAGATATAAACCATGGTTTTGGACTATTTATAGCAAAATCTCAGATTGAAGCCTTGAATGGAAAAGTGCAAGTAGAAAGTTCAAAAAATGAAACTATTTTTAAAATTTATTTCAAATGA
- a CDS encoding response regulator: MKKSVLIIDNDPIYRTISHKIIEKLDLAETIYVEKNGYTAIQFLTNMLENNSSLPQIILLDIEMPVMNGWEFMDEYCKFENTLLSGIEIYIVSSSISQIDKDKANTYSEIKGFISKPLTIETLKSILA, encoded by the coding sequence ATGAAAAAATCAGTTTTAATTATTGATAACGATCCAATATACCGAACGATTTCGCATAAAATCATTGAAAAACTTGATTTGGCAGAAACGATTTATGTAGAGAAAAATGGCTATACGGCCATTCAATTTTTAACCAATATGTTAGAAAATAACTCTTCATTGCCCCAAATTATTTTATTGGATATTGAGATGCCTGTAATGAATGGTTGGGAATTTATGGATGAATACTGCAAGTTTGAAAATACTTTGCTTTCCGGAATTGAAATTTACATCGTAAGTTCATCAATTTCTCAAATAGATAAAGACAAAGCGAACACCTATTCTGAAATTAAAGGCTTTATCTCTAAACCGTTGACTATTGAAACATTGAAAAGTATTTTAGCATAA
- a CDS encoding sensor histidine kinase, whose product MKNLLNKLKQHRYFLLFILLFAYVHSIQIRLWVRGEFSWYILTPEAAVGTLINACFLFFILTFLLKKWQKETEFRLKETFKIFGFSLILYLLFLNLLSFLIAAVFNTVEKNFNSTTLIYSFLSNLMDAFIYGSFFLAYHYYQRNKFNQEKISHYNQALSESKINQLKTQLNPHFLFNNLNVLDQLIEEDKQQASDFLNEFAEIYRYVLTSTDQRVVAVEEEILFAERYFKLMQHKYGEVYQLKIIKTENPKGFIVPLTLQLLLENAIQHNLGTSNNPIIINIKIDDLVTVSNNINEKRNPKTTSGKALRNLKEQYHLLSNKKIEIKRTNELFSVILPIIQTIKND is encoded by the coding sequence ATGAAAAACCTTCTCAATAAACTAAAACAACATCGCTATTTTTTACTATTCATTTTGTTGTTTGCCTATGTTCATTCTATACAAATTCGGCTTTGGGTTCGGGGAGAATTTAGTTGGTATATATTAACACCAGAAGCTGCCGTTGGAACACTTATCAATGCTTGCTTTTTGTTTTTTATATTGACTTTTTTACTGAAAAAATGGCAAAAGGAAACAGAATTTCGTTTGAAGGAAACCTTTAAAATTTTTGGTTTTTCGTTGATACTATACTTACTCTTTCTAAACCTCTTAAGTTTTCTTATTGCAGCTGTTTTTAATACTGTTGAAAAAAATTTCAACTCAACCACACTAATTTATAGCTTTTTGTCAAATTTGATGGATGCTTTTATATACGGTAGTTTCTTTTTAGCTTATCATTATTATCAAAGAAATAAATTTAATCAGGAAAAAATTTCACATTATAATCAAGCTCTTTCTGAAAGCAAGATTAATCAACTTAAAACACAACTTAATCCTCATTTTTTGTTTAATAACCTCAATGTGTTAGATCAATTAATTGAAGAAGATAAACAGCAAGCTTCCGATTTTTTAAATGAATTTGCCGAAATTTATCGTTATGTTCTAACATCTACAGACCAACGAGTGGTTGCTGTTGAAGAAGAAATTTTATTTGCCGAACGTTATTTTAAACTAATGCAACACAAATATGGAGAAGTTTACCAATTAAAAATCATTAAAACTGAAAACCCAAAAGGTTTTATTGTTCCGCTAACACTGCAGCTTCTTTTGGAAAATGCAATTCAACACAATTTAGGAACATCAAATAATCCTATTATAATAAACATAAAAATTGATGATTTAGTAACGGTTTCTAACAACATCAACGAAAAAAGAAATCCAAAAACAACTTCAGGAAAAGCACTTAGAAATCTAAAAGAACAATATCATTTGCTTTCAAACAAAAAAATTGAGATCAAAAGGACCAATGAATTGTTTTCAGTAATTTTACCCATCATTCAAACCATCAAAAATGATTAA
- a CDS encoding LytR/AlgR family response regulator transcription factor gives MINVVIVEDEAPARRKLNRFLDEVTEKVNIIAELTTVEEAIIFFKTSPKIDLILSDIELLDGNAFAIYEEVNIICPIIFTTAYNQFLMDAFESNGIDYLLKPFSSDRFKKAWDKFLLLRNSKQEQTELTSTINKLISSFQTSDKSFKKRFAVNTSKVTYFIETTQIQYFKAEDGVVIAVDRENKSHLLTVSTLKEIENQLDPEHFFRINRSEIVHKLFIDSIERYNKNTLAIKLQFQKNHLITSQSTTASFRNWIEQ, from the coding sequence ATGATTAACGTAGTTATTGTAGAAGATGAAGCTCCAGCTAGAAGAAAGCTCAATCGCTTTTTAGACGAAGTAACTGAAAAAGTTAACATTATTGCTGAATTAACAACGGTTGAAGAAGCAATTATTTTTTTTAAAACATCGCCTAAAATTGATTTAATTCTGTCGGATATTGAATTATTAGATGGAAATGCTTTTGCCATTTATGAAGAAGTAAATATCATTTGTCCAATAATTTTTACCACAGCTTATAACCAATTTTTGATGGATGCTTTTGAAAGTAATGGCATCGATTATTTATTGAAACCGTTTTCATCAGATCGTTTCAAAAAAGCATGGGATAAGTTTCTTCTACTTCGCAATTCTAAACAAGAACAAACAGAACTCACCTCAACCATTAACAAACTTATTTCTTCCTTTCAAACAAGCGATAAAAGTTTTAAAAAGAGATTTGCAGTAAATACTTCAAAAGTTACTTATTTTATTGAAACTACACAAATTCAATATTTTAAAGCAGAGGATGGAGTTGTAATTGCTGTTGATAGAGAAAATAAAAGCCATTTATTAACTGTCTCCACACTAAAAGAAATTGAAAATCAACTTGATCCTGAACATTTTTTCAGGATTAACCGAAGTGAAATTGTACACAAATTATTTATTGATAGTATTGAGCGATATAACAAAAACACGTTGGCAATAAAGTTACAATTTCAAAAAAATCATCTTATTACCAGTCAAAGTACTACTGCTTCATTCCGAAATTGGATTGAACAATAG
- a CDS encoding helix-turn-helix transcriptional regulator, giving the protein MKKDNLFLLLFFFSVFVFSQPNQEFSLEKEIDKLELDFYREGIENLKNLDKRSLCLYEQSKKENYKQGMIIASKIYTVVMFNSGNLDEASKFIASGIELAKNEEDYKSLASFMATKAKIYNYSGVIDKSKTTIFEGLKIADKIENKDDKHIAKANLYVIFMAHGVQESFPKDSIFYFRGMMLKQAKLISKEHLARDIVLAYAELTFAQEYMYGLNENHQVAINHLKYAEEIALRTKSNTIKAVIYKDLGKVHNFISEFELSAKYYEEAIKYAEASGNKIFLNIINNEYSELLLKLGEEKKANKLLVNSISNSLEIDKSKGKALENILKNEIPVKKEETKHFTTKYYYIIIFSILSFGIFLVYYRIMSKKSQSTKDKNNLEILDLKNDYEVATSNPNSKDIISIDAILELKSIAEKDNKLFLERFRDVFSEHINKLTNTYPDLTLSDIEILAYFRLNYTAKDIARFTNSSVRSIESKKYRLRKKLNLDSEDNLYSWLLNF; this is encoded by the coding sequence ATGAAAAAAGACAACTTATTCTTACTTCTGTTTTTCTTTAGTGTTTTTGTTTTTTCTCAGCCAAATCAAGAATTTAGCTTAGAAAAAGAAATCGACAAACTTGAATTAGATTTTTATAGGGAAGGTATTGAAAACCTAAAAAACTTAGATAAGAGATCACTATGCCTTTACGAACAAAGTAAAAAAGAAAATTACAAACAAGGTATGATTATTGCTTCAAAAATCTATACAGTTGTAATGTTTAATAGTGGCAATCTTGATGAAGCGTCAAAATTCATAGCAAGTGGCATTGAATTAGCTAAAAATGAGGAGGATTATAAAAGTCTTGCCTCTTTTATGGCGACTAAAGCTAAAATATATAATTATTCTGGTGTAATTGACAAATCAAAAACTACAATTTTTGAAGGTTTAAAAATTGCTGATAAAATTGAAAATAAAGATGACAAACATATTGCCAAAGCAAATCTATATGTTATTTTTATGGCACACGGTGTTCAAGAAAGTTTCCCTAAGGATTCTATATTCTATTTTAGAGGAATGATGCTAAAACAAGCTAAATTGATTTCTAAAGAACATCTCGCTAGAGATATTGTTTTAGCATATGCAGAATTAACTTTTGCACAAGAATATATGTATGGTTTAAATGAAAATCATCAGGTTGCAATTAATCATTTAAAATATGCTGAAGAAATAGCTTTAAGAACAAAAAGCAATACAATCAAAGCTGTGATTTACAAGGATTTAGGAAAGGTTCACAATTTTATTAGTGAATTTGAATTATCTGCTAAGTACTACGAAGAAGCTATTAAATATGCAGAAGCATCAGGAAATAAAATCTTTTTAAACATAATTAATAATGAGTATAGTGAATTGTTATTAAAACTTGGTGAAGAAAAAAAAGCAAATAAACTATTAGTAAATTCTATAAGTAATTCTTTAGAAATTGATAAATCTAAAGGAAAGGCTTTAGAAAATATTCTTAAAAATGAAATTCCAGTAAAAAAAGAAGAAACTAAACATTTCACTACTAAGTATTATTATATCATTATTTTTTCCATTCTTAGTTTTGGAATTTTCTTAGTCTACTATAGAATAATGTCTAAAAAAAGTCAATCTACTAAAGATAAAAATAATTTGGAAATCTTAGATTTAAAAAACGATTACGAAGTAGCAACAAGTAATCCAAATTCGAAAGATATTATATCAATTGACGCTATTTTAGAACTAAAAAGTATAGCTGAAAAAGACAATAAGTTATTTTTAGAAAGGTTTAGAGATGTTTTTTCAGAACACATTAACAAACTAACAAATACATATCCTGATTTAACTTTAAGTGATATTGAAATTTTAGCTTATTTTAGATTGAATTATACTGCTAAAGATATTGCCCGATTTACTAATTCAAGTGTTAGATCTATTGAATCAAAAAAATATAGGCTTAGAAAAAAACTTAATTTAGATAGTGAAGATAATTTATATTCTTGGCTGTTAAATTTTTAA